The proteins below come from a single Juglans regia cultivar Chandler chromosome 12, Walnut 2.0, whole genome shotgun sequence genomic window:
- the LOC109004965 gene encoding protein FLUORESCENT IN BLUE LIGHT, chloroplastic-like isoform X2 codes for MPGMMGNMQLRTPTMAFLVGNALMLTTPLKALAETCEADNSVFNMNMPLLLFVALIGATVGGWVARQRRGELKRLNEQLRQINAALRRQAKIESYAPSLSYAPVGGRISENEVTVDPKKHELISKLKTGKNFLRNQELEKALMEFKTALELAHNLNDPTEEKKAARGLGASLQRQGKYEEAIKYHSTVLAISEREGEDSGNTEAYGAIADCYTELGDLERAAKFYDKYIARLETD; via the exons ATGCCAGGTATGATG GGGAACATGCAGTTAAGAACCCCAACGATGGCATTTCTTGTTGGTAATGCCTTGATGTTAACTACACCTCTTAAAGCTCTGGCAGAAACATGTGAGGCTGATAACTCTGTTTTCAATATGAACATGCCATTACTGCTGTTTGTGGCCCTTATAGGAGCCACTGTTGGAG GGTGGGTTGCTCGGCAAAGGAGAGGGGAATTGAAGCGGCTGAATGAACAACTGCGCCAGATCAATGCAGCTCTAAGAAGGCAAGCTAAAATTGAGTCCTATGCGCCTAGCTTGAGTTATGCTCCTGTTGGTGGAAGAATATCAGAGAATGAAGTGACAGTTGATCCAAAGAAGCACGAGTTGATTTCTAAACTGAAGACTGGAAAGAATTTTTTGAGGAATCAAGAACTGGAAAAGGCCTTGATGGAGTTTAAAACAGCTCTTGAGCTTGCTCATAATTTAAATGATCCTACCGAGGAGAAGAAGGCTGCTAGGGGTTTAG GAGCCTCACTGCAAAGGCAAGGCAAGTACGAGGAAGCCATCAAATACCATTCCACCGTTTTGGCAATCTCtgagagagaaggggaggaCTCAGGAAACACAGAAGCTTATGGAGCAATTGCCGATTGCTACACTGAGCTTGGAGATCTTGAACGAGCAGCAAAATTTTATGACAAATATATTGCAAGGTTGGAAACAGACTGA
- the LOC109004964 gene encoding oligouridylate-binding protein 1B-like isoform X2 — MQQQRLKQQQQALMQQALLQQQSLYHPGLLAPPQIEPIPSGNLPPGFDPSTCRSVYVGNIHSQVTEPLLQEVFASTGPVENCKLIRKEKSSYGFVHYFDRRSAALAILHLNGRHLFGQPIKVNWAYASGQREDTSGHYNIFVGDLSPEVTDATLFACFSVYPSCSDARVMWDQKTGRSRGFGFVSFRSQQDAQSAINDLTGKWLGSRQIRCNWATKGAGSNEDKQSSDAKSVVELTNGSSEDGKETANNDTPENNPQYTTVYVGNISSEVTQLDLHRHFHALGAGVIEEVRVQRDKGFGFVRYSTHAEAALAIQMGNTQSYLCGKQIKCSWGSKPTPPGTTSNPLPPPAAAPLPGLSATDILAYERQLAMSKMGGVHALMHPQGQHPLKQAAMGMGAAGASQAIYDGGFQNVAAAQQLMYYQ; from the exons ATGCAGCAACAGAGGCTGAAGCAGCAGCAACAGGCTTTGATGCAGCAAGCTCTTCTTCAACAACAGTCTCTCTACCACCCTGGCCTCTTAGCTCCTCCTCAG ATTGAGCCAATTCCAAGTGGAAATCTGCCTCCTGGTTTTGATCCAAGTACTTGCCGCAGTGT ATACGTGGGAAACATCCATTCACAAGTAACAGAACCACTTCTCCAAGAAGTTTTTGCAAGTACTGGTCCCGTGGAAAACTGCAAGCTTATTAGAAAGGAGAAG TCATCATATGGTTTTGTTCACTACTTCGATCGCAGATCAGCTGCTCTTGCTATATTGCATCTGAATGGGAGGCATCT GTTTGGGCAGCCTATCAAAGTTAATTGGGCATATGCTAGTGGTCAGAGGGAGGATACATCAG GTCACTACAACATATTTGTGGGTGATCTCAGCCCTGAGGTTACAGATGCTACATTATTTGCCTGCTTCTCTGTTTATCCTAGTTGTTC AGATGCAAGGGTTATGTGGGATCAGAAGACTGGGCGGTCAAGaggatttgggtttgtttcttTCCGGAGCCAACAG GATGCACAAAGTGCAATAAATGACTTAACGG GGAAGTGGCTTGGCAGTAGACAGATACGCTGCAACTGGGCCACAAAAGGTGCTGGTTCCAATGAAGACAAGCAGAGCTCGGATGCCAAAAGTGTGGTAGAACTAACAAATGGTTCATCAG AAGATGGCAAAGAGACggcaaataatgacactccagaGAATAACCCTCAATATACCACTGTTTATGTGGGCAATATTTCTTCAGAG GTCACTCAGCTTGATCTTCATCGCCACTTCCATGCTCTTGGTGCTGGAGTTATTGAGGAGGTCCGGGTCCAGCGAGATAAAGGCTTTGGTTTTGTGAGATACAGTACTCATGCTGAGGCAGCCCTGGCTATTCAGATGGGAAATACTCAGTCATATCTTTGTGGCAAACAAATTAAG TGCTCTTGGGGTAGCAAGCCGACACCACCAGGAACAACTTCAAACCCACTACCCCCACCTGCAGCTGCACCTTTACCTGGCCTTTCTGCCACTGATATTTTGGCCTATGAGCGGCAACTAGCCATGAGCAAAATGGGTGGAGTTCATGCTCTTATGCACCCTCAGGGGCAGCACCCTCTTAAGCAGGCAGCGATGGGCATGGGTGCTGCTGGAGCAAGCCAGGCTATATATGATGGTGGGTTCCAGAATGTTGCTGCTGCCCAGCAGCTTATGTACTACCAGTAG
- the LOC109004964 gene encoding oligouridylate-binding protein 1B-like isoform X1, producing the protein MQQQRLKQQQQALMQQALLQQQSLYHPGLLAPPQLLGCPWLLFCKVVQNSLSLSLSQNMEEDPISDIEPIPSGNLPPGFDPSTCRSVYVGNIHSQVTEPLLQEVFASTGPVENCKLIRKEKSSYGFVHYFDRRSAALAILHLNGRHLFGQPIKVNWAYASGQREDTSGHYNIFVGDLSPEVTDATLFACFSVYPSCSDARVMWDQKTGRSRGFGFVSFRSQQDAQSAINDLTGKWLGSRQIRCNWATKGAGSNEDKQSSDAKSVVELTNGSSEDGKETANNDTPENNPQYTTVYVGNISSEVTQLDLHRHFHALGAGVIEEVRVQRDKGFGFVRYSTHAEAALAIQMGNTQSYLCGKQIKCSWGSKPTPPGTTSNPLPPPAAAPLPGLSATDILAYERQLAMSKMGGVHALMHPQGQHPLKQAAMGMGAAGASQAIYDGGFQNVAAAQQLMYYQ; encoded by the exons ATGCAGCAACAGAGGCTGAAGCAGCAGCAACAGGCTTTGATGCAGCAAGCTCTTCTTCAACAACAGTCTCTCTACCACCCTGGCCTCTTAGCTCCTCCTCAG CTGCTTGGTTGCCCTTGGCTACTATTTTGCAAAGTTGTgcagaattctctctctctctctctctctcagaataTGGAAGAGGACCCAATAAGTGAT ATTGAGCCAATTCCAAGTGGAAATCTGCCTCCTGGTTTTGATCCAAGTACTTGCCGCAGTGT ATACGTGGGAAACATCCATTCACAAGTAACAGAACCACTTCTCCAAGAAGTTTTTGCAAGTACTGGTCCCGTGGAAAACTGCAAGCTTATTAGAAAGGAGAAG TCATCATATGGTTTTGTTCACTACTTCGATCGCAGATCAGCTGCTCTTGCTATATTGCATCTGAATGGGAGGCATCT GTTTGGGCAGCCTATCAAAGTTAATTGGGCATATGCTAGTGGTCAGAGGGAGGATACATCAG GTCACTACAACATATTTGTGGGTGATCTCAGCCCTGAGGTTACAGATGCTACATTATTTGCCTGCTTCTCTGTTTATCCTAGTTGTTC AGATGCAAGGGTTATGTGGGATCAGAAGACTGGGCGGTCAAGaggatttgggtttgtttcttTCCGGAGCCAACAG GATGCACAAAGTGCAATAAATGACTTAACGG GGAAGTGGCTTGGCAGTAGACAGATACGCTGCAACTGGGCCACAAAAGGTGCTGGTTCCAATGAAGACAAGCAGAGCTCGGATGCCAAAAGTGTGGTAGAACTAACAAATGGTTCATCAG AAGATGGCAAAGAGACggcaaataatgacactccagaGAATAACCCTCAATATACCACTGTTTATGTGGGCAATATTTCTTCAGAG GTCACTCAGCTTGATCTTCATCGCCACTTCCATGCTCTTGGTGCTGGAGTTATTGAGGAGGTCCGGGTCCAGCGAGATAAAGGCTTTGGTTTTGTGAGATACAGTACTCATGCTGAGGCAGCCCTGGCTATTCAGATGGGAAATACTCAGTCATATCTTTGTGGCAAACAAATTAAG TGCTCTTGGGGTAGCAAGCCGACACCACCAGGAACAACTTCAAACCCACTACCCCCACCTGCAGCTGCACCTTTACCTGGCCTTTCTGCCACTGATATTTTGGCCTATGAGCGGCAACTAGCCATGAGCAAAATGGGTGGAGTTCATGCTCTTATGCACCCTCAGGGGCAGCACCCTCTTAAGCAGGCAGCGATGGGCATGGGTGCTGCTGGAGCAAGCCAGGCTATATATGATGGTGGGTTCCAGAATGTTGCTGCTGCCCAGCAGCTTATGTACTACCAGTAG
- the LOC109004963 gene encoding protein TIFY 10A-like yields MSNPRKAPEKSNFVQRCNLLSRYFKEKGSFGDLGLGMGRQLKSKETPPETSPPAATTLDLLKNMENSTDQALRQNGAVAPSNAQPKVFFPQLGCFGPQNSIDIAANRTDLSTKPEIKEPEALLTKQKQPEATAQMTKQKEPEATAQMTIFYAGEVHVLNDFPADKAREIVALANKGCSSISRGSTFTSGVKNLRSSGCSMAPESSSVAMHKKNTTQERRLQATGSDLPIARRASLHRFLDKRKDRAAAKAPYQVEPPSEASPDSEQRNPWFGHEDQSSKHLDLNL; encoded by the exons ATGTCGAATCCCAGAAAGGCACCGGAGAAGTCCAATTTTGTACAGAGATGCAACCTCTTGAGCCGGTACTTTAAGGAGAAAGGAAGTTTTGGAGATCTTGGCCTCGGGATGGGCAGGCAACTTAAATCCAAAG AAACTCCTCCCGAAACATCTCCGCCGGCGGCAACCACTCTGGATTTATTGAAAAACATGGAGAATTCAACTGATCAGGCTTTGAGACAAAACGGCGCCGTGGCTCCCTCAAATGCGCAACCCAAGGTTTTCTTTCCACAGCTTGGTTGTTTCGGTCCCCAAAACTCGATCGACATCGCTGCCAATAGAACTGATCTCAG TACGAAACCGGAAATCAAGGAGCCTGAAGCGTtattaacaaaacaaaagcaGCCTGAAGCAACAGCTCAGATGACAAAACAAAAGGAGCCTGAAGCGACAGCCCAGATGACAATATTTTATGCCGGCGAAGTACACGTACTGAACGATTTCCCGGCGGACAAGGCAAGGGAGATCGTGGCCTTGGCTAACAAGGGATGCTCTAGTATTTCTAGAGGCTCTACGTTTACTTCTGGCGTGAAAAATCTTAGGTCATCAGGATGTTCTATGGCTCCCGAATCAAGTTCTGTAGCCATGCACAAAAAGAATACCACCCAAGAACGCCGTCTGCAAGCTACTGGTTCTG ATCTTCCGATTGCAAGGAGGGCTTCGCTTCACCGGTTCCTTGACAAGAGGAAAGATAG GGCTGCGGCAAAAGCACCGTATCAAGTGGAACCACCTTCCGAAGCCTCTCCAGATTCCGAGCAAAGGAATCCATGGTTTGGGCATGAAGATCAATCTTCAAAACATCTTGACCTTAACTTATAG